The Thaumasiovibrio subtropicus genome window below encodes:
- a CDS encoding DNA-3-methyladenine glycosylase family protein, with the protein MSEIIRKHLMCTYPALAEHIQKCDVIEEKKPSDDKVLTILIQTVIGQMLSRKAAETIFNRVESRIQVVGQLGFLKEEDFTSCGVSKRKAKSILLLIERETIEPDYFESWRTLSYIELQNVINKFWGIGEWTASMLAIFHFGNHDVFPYKDGTIQRALSLLEAQGIKINPELASPYRSHLALYLWQMIDAKIITN; encoded by the coding sequence ATGTCTGAAATAATTCGTAAACACTTGATGTGTACTTATCCTGCTCTAGCCGAGCATATACAAAAATGCGATGTCATTGAAGAGAAAAAACCTAGTGATGATAAGGTGTTAACTATTTTGATCCAAACTGTAATAGGACAAATGCTTTCAAGAAAAGCTGCCGAAACAATCTTCAACCGTGTAGAAAGCCGTATACAGGTTGTTGGTCAACTCGGCTTTTTGAAAGAAGAAGATTTTACTTCGTGCGGTGTATCGAAAAGGAAAGCCAAATCAATCCTATTATTAATTGAGCGAGAGACTATAGAACCTGATTACTTCGAGAGCTGGAGGACACTATCGTACATTGAACTGCAAAACGTCATTAATAAATTTTGGGGTATTGGCGAGTGGACAGCTTCAATGTTAGCCATATTCCACTTCGGTAATCACGATGTTTTCCCATATAAAGACGGAACTATACAAAGGGCATTATCCCTACTAGAAGCTCAAGGCATTAAAATAAATCCCGAACTAGCATCACCTTACAGATCGCACCTAGCGCTTTATCTTTGGCAAATGATCGATGCCAAGATAATAACTAACTAA